The Nicotiana tabacum cultivar K326 chromosome 5, ASM71507v2, whole genome shotgun sequence sequence tgtgaatatacattattttgtgtgaattatgtgatgtctttcaaatttttattctattcgcattaattagttttttagtttatttggaTTGAATCAAATATGTTTGtgtctttttcatgaattttaagtatatttttgttgaaattcaGCAGGCTAAACTTTAGCATGAAGTAAATAACTTCTGCTttttaagctgaagttttggttAAGAGTCATAACAAATGTGTCGACTGCAGGACAAAAACTTTAGCTCATCAAGtactgaagtttttagaaatacactaaataacttcagcaaaatctgctgaagttttttgaaaaagctttacgacaaaaactatcGAGTctaggacaaaaacttcagcttatcaagtgctgaagttttCAGAAAtacactaaaaaacttcagcagattttgcttaagttatttgaaaaagctttatgacaaatattgaatccaggacaaaaacttTAGCTTATCAGGTGCTTaagtttttagaaatgaactgagtaacttcagcacattgggctgaagttttttgaaaaagctttacgacaaaaactattgaatcctggacaaaaacttcagcttatcaagtgctgaagattttagaaatgaactaactaacttcagcacattgggctgaagtttttgaaaaagctttacgtttctgctaaagtttttgaaaaagctttacgacaaaactattgaatccacgACAAAAAACTTCAACTTATTATGTGCTGAAGTGcttagaaatgaactaaataacttcagcagttTCTACTGAAGTTTTTAAAAAAGCTtatgacaaaaacttcagcatgttttggtatttttttaactTGATACTTATCTTTTTTCCATTTACTAGCTACTTTTTGTCTTTTATCAcctatttcatctttaatttaaatttgtttgaccataTAATAAATGATCCGAAAAGTTACTTTTGCACTTACATTGATTAtgtgaaaaaattttaggctgaaattatttttttaatatagaaTAAATGTGGGCTTATTAGGGCtgaagttacatttctttttgcatttaccACATACTTGTTTTACTACCTACTTATCTTGTTTCATTCAATTTCTCTGAATGTAAAACAATAAAAACACCAGAAAAGTTACTTgtacatttatagatattaaattgattaggtgcACTCTTTGtctatattaacaatctcttcacttgaaaatttcatagtcattcatagacttccatcatatttctttaaatttatattcatcATTAGTTTTTTAgcttttgttaaagaaagaaTGTATGGTGCAAGTGGAAGTAGGAAGCCTAATATGGATGAAATTATGCAGAAGTGGGAGAGTTTGAAGTGTGAGTGGTACAATAACAAACCAATGTCTAATCTTCTGCTTTTGTGGGATCAAATAAAGGCTGATTGGGAGAGAATCAGAACATAATTTCTTGCCAATGAATCATTCCAGAACAGGCTTAACCTGGAACGTAGTTGTGGAGGTTATCAACCTCGTTTGACAAGGTTGTGCAACAGTTTGATAGTTTTAAGTTTCCCATTGGGGACGACCATTCCAAGCTGCAAAACAACGTGAAGACTCTTCTTTCTCTTAAGGACAAAGTAATCGTTAAACAAAGTCAGTTGTGTGATGAATTCAACAAGTTAAAGAATGATCTCGTTGGACTCTGTGGTCTTTTGCCTGAGTACCCTATAGTTATCTCTGatactgatgatgatgagatatttagagaaattgaggagtactgtgatgatgatgatgatgttgatgatgcTTAGTATTTGTAAtcctttttttatgttttaatgttgtgcttttttgtttacttcagcatattcattagagaatatgctgaagttattagGTTCATTTTGTATAACTTCAGCCCAGAGACGTTGAAGTTATTGTTTGTACTTTGTGTGTTGTCCTCATCTCTTTCTGTATCAATGTAATtctcatcctctttcttcttagcTTTCTGTTGCATTATCCTTGTTATTGTTGGTATTTGCTGAAGTTAATGCAATTAGTTGGTTTTTATGTTTAGTTTTTGTAATCCTCTTTTATGTTTTTATGCTGTGCTTTTTTGTTTACTTCATCATATCCATTAGAGAATATGCTAAAGTTAAAGTTCGTTTTCTATAACTTCAGCCTAGAGATACTGAAGCTTTTGTTTGTACATGCATTTCTTTTGTGTGATGTACGTgtatgtgtgtttgtgtgtgtatgtgtgtgtgtgtgtttgttaaGGATATGTATTTCACATACTGTAACCTAAAGTTTTTTCTCGTTGAAGTCATTGCGTACTTTTTTAAAATGCAACCAAACCTATAAGCATGCTCAACAAAAATGAGTGTTTTGTACTTTAGCAGTATATAAAATAGTCTAAGAGCTTTTTTTATTCCTATGAAAAAAATCACATTTCAAATATGTCATATAATAATGAAAGTCTAAATTCAGACCAAGGATTATTGAAGGTTGAAATATTTTTCAGTGTGTTTCTTGGAATATGGATGAGGTGCTGGAGAAGACAAGCAAGTGTTGTTTTGCCCAACTTGTTTACATCGACTGCATTTGGTAGACTTCAATGGTATATGCTTCTTCTTTTGTCTTATTCCTTGTAAAATCTCTACATCGGGAGGTTTTGTGATCTTAGATTGTACATTTTGTGGTATATCCCATGATTTTTGATCTCCCACGGTTTTTACATGTCCTTCATATGTTTTCAACCATGTTTCCTTTGAataccaatttgagcagtaatcaAATTTCTGCAAATATCTCTTTTTAATAGCAGCAATTGCATGTGGACAGGGCaattcatcaagttggaattccaagcagtcacaagttctcttctttaagtcCACAATGAATTTGATTCCTTCACTATTTATTCTAAACAACATTGAATCAAGGTTGAACACCTAACAAGGAGTAAAAAATTAAGTTAAACTATATTAGTGTATTGttgcttcaaaaagaaaaaatatgaagttttttaAATATAAGCAGTAAATCACTGCAACAGATATAAAAAGTtgaagttaataaatatactcacaaACATTTTGCAAGCCAAGTCCATATTCTTAGTCATCTCTTCTTCTGCCCATTTTGATACTCTGTGAAAAGTTTCATTTGCCTTTTTTCTCCGTCCGTAAAACCACTCTCCCAACTTTTCTTGAATGAAATCTAACATTCTTAAAATAGGCATCTCCTTCCCTTTTAGTAAAACAGAATTTATTGATTCTACTATGTTTGTTGTTAGCATATCATAACGTCGTCGTAGGAACCACGATCGAGCCCATCTCTCTGGAGGCTCTTCCATTATGTAATTGTATGTTTTCTTGTCAACACTTTTGAGTTGGGACATTAACTGATTAAAATCTTCACGTTTGTATGACCTTGCAgcactttgaaaaagatttattatCGTGGCCTTTGCATGTCTTTAGTTTAAATTTTTCTCATAGTGATAGAGGCAGATACGATGGTGAGCTTCAAGATAAACTTTTCTAATACCATTTGAGATCGATTGGTTTCTATTTGACAAGAAAACTAGTTCATGACGGCCTTGAATTGCATTTCTCATTTCCCCGAAGAACCAAATGTATGCCTCGTTATTTTCTGAATCTGCTACACCAAAAGATAGAGGAAAGATTTTATTGTTTGCATCCTTTGATACAACAACAAATAGAACACCAcgatattttgactttaaaaatgtTGCATCTACTGCAACAACGGGTCTACAGTAGGAccaaccagcttgtcacgaccccgacgacacctagtctctacgactaggtaagcctaaattgcggaagaaaaccaaaatttgtggaagtaaaacaatttaaaccaataataaaataataatagtgtttaaatgtgccgctccaCTTACACCGTATTTAACTCTCAATAcaaaaacataaatccaagatccggaaacccacgaatcacaagctaggAAGTACTACATAGCTTTAACTCATAAATGTCTAACAAGAACAGAAAATGCAGAAGGGATAAGTACTAAAAagtaggaatagaaagggacttctcggtctgcggatgcggcagatgtacctcgaagtctctagaacagtcgcctccctcaaggatggtaggcctgataagctgtacctggatctgcatacgaaaaaTATgagcagaaagggcatgagtacaccacagcggtactcagtaaatgccaagcctaacctccatcggatagtgacgaggaaggtcagggccctactaagattaaataaatataaagataaccggataagaaaagcaataaaattgagaatctacagtaagaatctatacaggataataagggtacaataacggaaacagtgATAAAGGCAAAGCACAAGGAAGTActactcataacaaggatgataaccgtggatctcttggtatcctttaTATATACaaaagggatctcttggtatcctgtggatctcttggtatcctcaatatatgctaggtatctcttggtatcccgaggatctcttggtatcctcaatatatgctagggatctcttggtatccgaggatctcttggtatcctcaatatacgtgccagagatctcttggtatcctgcacCTCAGTCCAAATTATAAATACGTACATAGGATCTCccggatgccgtcccgtagtccaaattaaaaacacacaacaacaacataagaatactcaataaatgctaaattTCGTACTAAGTAAATAgataattctagcctaacatgcttcatgtaatgcaattaaggtagtttaagcaaataggcaattaaatcaactaaacatgcttttctaaactagcaacaggctaaattcgcaagtagaataaaataggaaaaggaactcaattgaaatactt is a genomic window containing:
- the LOC142181005 gene encoding uncharacterized protein LOC142181005 produces the protein MSQLKSVDKKTYNYIMEEPPERWARSWFLRRRYDMLTTNIVESINSVLLKGKEMPILRMLDFIQEKLGEWFYGRRKKANETFHRVSKWAEEEMTKNMDLACKMFVFNLDSMLFRINSEGIKFIVDLKKRTCDCLEFQLDELPCPHAIAAIKKRYLQKFDYCSNWYSKETWLKTYEGHVKTVGDQKSWDIPQNVQSKITKPPDVEILQGIRQKKKHIPLKSTKCSRCKQVGQNNTCLSSPAPHPYSKKHTEKYFNLQ